One segment of Leguminivora glycinivorella isolate SPB_JAAS2020 chromosome 12, LegGlyc_1.1, whole genome shotgun sequence DNA contains the following:
- the LOC125232011 gene encoding uncharacterized protein LOC125232011, translating to MDDNTPMMILGFVAQIFKACDDPIILSTPETAVVCHLFTELCREAGWNVRLILIDQLNYLKDNEKNDKVYPNLFNSLFPEVTGIITERSDLDSAVDAFLDAEFHPVPLTRLLVQENVFEEFQNTLDWKCKLRHDKSEPDMQELVEKCSKSFRYGNKLFLIDYAGCYIRQGSKQVVLVEAFRSVKELLAFIPKYKQLCLSIWASCVSEANEIALNVDVPIIWVNDYCNFTGCDEISKAIYKRIDSVNVTVKANSSIVKMLKTQEQWLKKTYTERCDAVLQVIKSKDLSLGDKIEPELPSWKINNFISINNDTMILGFNVPDKMVLYNTFGTVAVPSPCFDNIIRALINGSAVIIASKPKNEEEIFIEFEAEGIPVAFVDETETNELKDIKVPLGDSWCFQTKVIWTTYGTIFAN from the coding sequence ATGGATGACAATACGCCAATGATGATACTTGGTTTCGTAGCTCAAATATTCAAAGCTTGTGATGACCCAATTATTTTGTCGACACCAGAAACTGCTGTAGTGTGTCATCTGTTTACCGAACTTTGTCGTGAAGCTGGATGGAACGTGCGATTAATACTAATAGATCAACTAAACTATTTGAAAGACAATGAGAAAAACGACAAAGTATATCCAAATCTATTCAATTCCTTATTTCCCGAAGTTACAGGCATTATTACCGAACGGTCTGACTTGGATTCTGCCGTAGACGCTTTCTTGGATGCTGAGTTTCACCCAGTGCCGCTTACACGTCTTCTCGTCCAAGAAAATGTTTTTGAAGAATTTCAGAATACCTTAGATTGGAAATGCAAATTACGTCATGATAAATCCGAACCAGATATGCAAGAATTAGTAGAAAAATGCTCAAAATCATTTAGATAtggaaataaattatttttgattGATTATGCTGGATGTTATATTCGGCAGGGTTCAAAACAAGTTGTGTTAGTAGAAGCTTTTAGAAGTGTTAAAGAATTGCTGGCATTTATTCCTAAGTACAAACAACTATGCTTATCAATATGGGCTAGTTGCGTTTCAGAAGCTAATGAAATAGCTCTTAACGTCGATGTTCCAATTATATGGGTAAATGATTATTGTAATTTCACTGGATGCGATGAAATCAGTAAAGCAATTTACAAAAGAATTGATTCAGTGAATGTGACCGTCAAAGCTAATAGTTCCATTGTTAAAATGCTCAAAACACAGGAGCAATGGTTGAAAAAAACTTATACCGAGCGTTGTGATGCTGTGTTACAAGTAATCAAAAGTAAAGACCTCAGTTTAGGAGATAAGATTGAACCTGAATTACCGAGTTGGAAAATCAACAACTTTATCTCTATCAACAACGATACGATGATATTGGGATTTAATGTACCAGATAAAATGGTGTTATACAACACATTTGGAACTGTAGCAGTGCCGTCCCCGTGTTTTGATAACATTATCAGGGCACTTATAAATGGGAGTGCCGTTATAATTGCATCAAAACCTAAAAACGAAGAGGAAATATTCATTGAATTTGAAGCAGAGGGAATACCTGTAGCTTTTGTAGATGAAACGGAGACGAATGAATTAAAAGACATAAAGGTGCCTCTTGGTGATAGTTGGTGCTTCCAAACAAAAGTGATTTGGACAACATATGGAACAATATTTGCTAATTGA
- the LOC125231818 gene encoding methanethiol oxidase, translating into MACCKGPGYSSPLDAFRNGPREELLYVVCVQPDKTKEDYLATVDVDPKSPTYSQVIHRTYTGHVGDELHHSGWNVCSSCHDNASLKRNLLILPALVSSNVYVVDVGTDPRKPKLHKVIDGSEMRSFNCSFPHTTHCLASGEIMISTMGDKDENGKGDFVLIDSQTLEVTGTWTKGKTAQFGYDFWYQPYHDAMISTEWGTPKYFKTGFHPDDVPNPQRYGSSLNMYKWSTRELQQVIELGKEGTAPLEVRFLHDPKAALGFVGCGVEANVFRFKKIPDGKWRADKIIDVPAKKVLQDGVETELNGLMTDILLSLDDKYLYFTCWLHGDVRQYDVSDPENPKLTGQVFLGGQIASRNLTVVEDKENKGPYKQVTVKGKTLQGSPQMLQLSLDGKRLYVSCSLFSPWDKQFYPKSVEEGGWIVKLDIDTENGGMTLDPNFLIDFGKEPNGPVLPHEMRYPGGDCTSDIWLADS; encoded by the exons ATGGCGTGCT GCAAAGGTCCCGGTTATTCGTCGCCACTGGACGCGTTCAGGAACGGGCCGCGTGAGGAGCTCCTGTATGTCGTGTGTGTCCAGCCTGACAAGACTAAAGAGGACTACTTAGCCACCGTCGACGTTGACCCTAAGTCGCCTACGTATAGCCAg GTCATCCATCGCACCTACACCGGCCATGTGGGTGACGAGTTACACCACAGCGGGTGGAATGTCTGCTCCAGTTGCCATGACAACGCGAGCCTGAAGAGGAACCTGCTGATTCTGCCTGCATTGGTGTCCAGCAATGTGTATGTGGTAGATGTAGGCACTGATCCACGCAAACCGAAGCTGCATAAG GTAATCGACGGTTCGGAGATGAGGTCATTCAACTGCAGTTTCCCTCACACGACGCACTGCCTAGCATCTGGCGAAATCATGATCTCAACGATGGGCGATAAAGACGAAAACGGGAAAGGGGATTTCGTCCTCATCGACTCGCAGACTTTGGAAGTGACAG GGACGTGGACAAAAGGGAAAACTGCGCAGTTCGGATATGATTTTTGGTATCAACCTTACCATGATGCTATGATATCTACGGAATGGGGTACACCTAAATACTTTAAAAC gGGCTTCCACCCAGACGACGTACCCAACCCTCAGAGATACGGCTCATCCCTAAACATGTATAAGTGGTCAACCCGCGAGCTCCAACAAGTCATAGAGCTGGGCAAGGAAGGCACGGCTCCCCTCGAGGTCAGATTCCTCCATGATCCTAAAGCCGCACTGGGATTTGTCGGATGCGGAGTCGAGGCTAATGTTTTCAG GTTCAAAAAGATCCCCGATGGAAAGTGGAGAGCTGATAAAATCATTGATGTGCCAGCAAAAAAAGTATTGCAAGATGGCGTCGAAACCGAGCTTAATG GATTGATGACCGACATCCTGCTGTCGTTGGATGACAAGTATTTATACTTCACGTGCTGGCTGCATGGCGATGTCCGTCAATATGACGTGTCGGATCCGGAGAACCCAAAGTTGACCGGCCAGGTCTTTTTAGGAGGACAAATTGCTAGTAGAAACTTAACTGTTGTTGAAGATAAGGAAAATAAG GGTCCGTACAAGCAAGTGACGGTGAAAGGCAAGACTCTGCAAGGCAGCCCGCAGATGCTTCAGCTGTCTCTCGACGGCAAGAGACTCTACGTGTCATGTTCTCTTTTTTCACCTTGGGATAAACAGTTCTATCCGAAATCAGTCGAAGAG GGCGGCTGGATAGTAAAACTGGACATTGATACCGAAAACGGAGGCATGACCCTTGATCCCAACTTCCTCATCGACTTCGGAAAAGAACCCAACGGGCCGGTCTTGCCCCATGAAATGAG GTATCCGGGAGGGGACTGCACTTCAGACATTTGGCTGGCTGACAGTTAA